One window from the genome of Rufibacter tibetensis encodes:
- a CDS encoding TIGR03885 family FMN-dependent LLM class oxidoreductase, with translation MNSFCGYSPESNAQTEDNLLHLFPKQNTMDNKALSIGYHASHEQFKPSHLLQLVQKAEQAGFGNILSSDHFYPWSEEQGESGYAWSWLGAAMQATTLPFGVVSAPGQRYHPAIAAQKVATLCEMFPHRFFLAAGSGQLLNERITGQRWPSKQERNERLKLCVDIMRALWRGETVTHKGLVEVENAKLYTRPSYMPPVLGAAITPETAEWVGSWADGMITISKPPQDLQKMVEAFYRGGGEGKPMHLKVQLSYDQTKEKARQGAHEQWKNNVFPSALLSDIPTVKGFDAAGSMVKPDELEPHVRISDSAQEHIDLLAKDIELGFTHLHLHNVNLQQEQYIEFFGERVLPELKKVTI, from the coding sequence ATGAATTCCTTTTGTGGGTATTCTCCGGAAAGTAACGCCCAAACAGAAGACAACCTATTACACCTTTTTCCAAAGCAAAACACAATGGACAACAAAGCCCTTAGCATTGGTTATCATGCCTCACATGAGCAATTCAAACCGAGTCACTTGTTACAATTGGTGCAGAAAGCAGAACAGGCAGGCTTCGGGAACATTCTCTCTTCTGATCATTTTTACCCCTGGAGCGAAGAGCAAGGCGAGAGCGGGTATGCGTGGAGTTGGCTGGGGGCAGCCATGCAAGCTACGACTTTGCCTTTTGGGGTAGTTTCTGCACCAGGGCAACGGTACCATCCGGCCATTGCGGCACAGAAAGTAGCCACTCTCTGCGAAATGTTTCCGCACCGTTTTTTTTTAGCCGCCGGAAGTGGGCAGTTGTTAAATGAGCGAATCACAGGGCAGCGTTGGCCCAGCAAGCAGGAACGTAATGAGCGCCTGAAACTATGCGTAGACATTATGCGTGCCCTCTGGAGGGGTGAAACTGTAACACACAAAGGCTTGGTAGAAGTGGAGAATGCTAAACTTTATACCCGCCCCAGCTATATGCCTCCAGTGCTGGGGGCTGCTATCACCCCGGAAACTGCTGAGTGGGTTGGTTCCTGGGCCGATGGCATGATCACCATCTCTAAACCTCCTCAGGATTTGCAGAAAATGGTGGAGGCTTTCTACCGCGGCGGTGGCGAAGGAAAACCAATGCACCTCAAGGTGCAACTCTCTTATGACCAAACAAAAGAAAAGGCCCGCCAGGGAGCCCATGAACAATGGAAAAACAACGTCTTTCCTTCGGCGCTCCTTTCTGATATACCTACAGTTAAAGGATTTGACGCGGCAGGCAGCATGGTAAAACCAGACGAACTGGAGCCGCATGTCAGAATTTCTGATAGTGCGCAAGAGCACATTGATTTGCTTGCGAAAGACATAGAATTAGGATTTACCCACCTTCATTTACACAACGTGAACCTGCAGCAAGAACAGTATATTGAGTTCTTCGGAGAAAGGGTATTGCCTGAGTTGAAGAAAGTAACAATTTAG
- a CDS encoding M16 family metallopeptidase, producing MRFNKHIIFLIAFSLLVFSCQRQSKSKTEKQDFKVDFEKFTLDNGLTVVFHVDKSDPVVAVALTSHVGSAREKEGRTGFAHLFEHLLFLESENLGKGGLDKMSARIGGAGANGSTNRDRTNYYQTVPNDALEKMIWAEADKLGFFINTVTEQVLSKEKQVVKNEKRQSYDNAPYGHTSYVIDQNLYPKDHPYHWQVIGSLEDLQNATLADVKEFYRHWYVPNNVTLVVSGDFEPGQAKAWVEKYFGEIKKGENIPALEKRPVVLTQTKKLYHEDNFARLPELTMAWPSVYAYHKDSYALRTLANLLADGKKAPLNKLIVDEKQLAGRINMYQNSAELAGQLMLSIRGFEKVDLNKIHAAVEESFQRFEKEGFTDADLNRIKAVQEVNFYNSLSSVQGKGFQLAQYEIFAGDPGFISKDIQNMLAVTREDVMWVYNQYIKNKPYVVTSFVPKGQVNLALKGSQKASVVEEKIVEGAEEKFDATTQATYTRTPSSFDRTVEPPYGKTPETKVPNVWESKLESGLKTLGIVDREVPLVQFNLRLNGGLLLEDTSKVGVSNLLSELLLKGTKNKTAQELEEAIESLGAAININASEESFTISGRTLARNYPPTMALVQEILLEPRWDEQEFKLAKQRIESQIKQQKANPNSIADNQFRKLLYGNNHILSRNILGTEASLKSITMEDLKNYYMANLSPSVAAFQVVGAVDQQEVMHSLAGLKQHWKAREVRMPQYPTPVVPKGSTVYFYDVPGAKQSVLRFGYLALPATHPDYYPAQVMNYILGGGGFASQLTQQLREGKGYTYGINSSFSGSTVPGPFLIQSGVRSNVTFESADLIKNILQNYAPTYSPQDLEVTKGSLIKSNARAFETMGTKLGMLNNISTYGLPYDYAKRREALVKEMSLDKIKGLALQYVNPNKMYYLVVGDAATQLKKLEKLGYGKPVLLN from the coding sequence ATGCGTTTTAACAAACACATCATCTTTCTAATAGCATTCTCCCTGTTGGTGTTTTCCTGCCAACGGCAAAGCAAGTCCAAAACGGAGAAGCAGGACTTTAAGGTTGATTTTGAGAAATTTACCTTAGACAATGGCTTAACGGTTGTCTTTCACGTGGACAAATCAGATCCGGTGGTTGCAGTGGCGCTTACCAGCCATGTGGGCTCGGCGCGTGAAAAAGAAGGGCGCACCGGGTTTGCCCATTTGTTTGAACACCTTTTGTTTCTGGAATCTGAGAACCTGGGCAAAGGCGGACTGGATAAAATGAGTGCCCGTATAGGTGGAGCAGGCGCCAACGGTTCAACCAACCGTGACCGCACAAACTACTACCAAACCGTTCCTAATGATGCGCTGGAGAAAATGATCTGGGCCGAAGCTGATAAACTGGGCTTCTTTATCAACACCGTTACAGAACAGGTTTTGTCAAAGGAAAAGCAGGTGGTAAAAAATGAAAAGCGCCAGAGCTATGACAATGCTCCCTACGGCCACACCTCTTACGTAATCGACCAAAACCTGTACCCTAAAGACCACCCCTATCACTGGCAGGTAATTGGCTCACTGGAAGATTTGCAGAACGCCACCTTAGCTGATGTAAAGGAATTCTACCGCCACTGGTACGTGCCTAACAACGTGACCCTGGTAGTGTCTGGTGATTTTGAACCGGGTCAGGCGAAGGCTTGGGTAGAGAAGTACTTTGGCGAGATTAAAAAGGGTGAAAACATTCCAGCCCTGGAGAAGCGCCCAGTTGTACTTACCCAAACCAAAAAGCTCTACCATGAAGACAACTTCGCCCGGCTTCCTGAACTAACCATGGCTTGGCCAAGTGTCTATGCCTACCACAAAGACTCTTACGCCCTCAGAACACTGGCCAACCTGTTAGCCGATGGTAAAAAAGCTCCGTTGAACAAACTGATTGTAGACGAAAAGCAACTGGCAGGCCGCATAAACATGTACCAGAACAGCGCCGAACTGGCAGGGCAACTGATGCTCAGCATCAGAGGCTTTGAAAAAGTAGACCTGAACAAGATTCACGCTGCCGTGGAAGAAAGTTTTCAACGGTTTGAGAAGGAAGGGTTCACTGATGCTGATTTAAACCGAATCAAGGCAGTTCAGGAGGTGAACTTCTACAACAGTTTATCCAGTGTGCAGGGGAAAGGGTTCCAATTAGCACAGTATGAGATTTTTGCAGGTGACCCAGGATTTATCAGCAAAGACATCCAGAACATGCTGGCAGTTACCCGCGAAGACGTAATGTGGGTTTATAACCAGTACATCAAAAACAAGCCCTACGTGGTGACCAGTTTCGTACCGAAGGGTCAGGTAAACCTGGCACTGAAAGGATCTCAGAAAGCCAGCGTGGTAGAAGAGAAGATAGTGGAAGGCGCCGAAGAAAAATTTGACGCCACTACCCAAGCTACTTACACCCGTACTCCTTCCAGCTTTGACCGTACCGTTGAGCCGCCTTACGGCAAGACGCCAGAAACCAAAGTACCTAATGTTTGGGAAAGCAAATTAGAGAGCGGCCTCAAAACGTTAGGCATAGTTGACCGCGAAGTTCCTTTAGTGCAGTTCAACCTGCGCCTGAACGGAGGCCTGCTTTTAGAAGACACCTCTAAGGTGGGTGTATCCAACCTTCTATCTGAGCTGCTTCTGAAAGGAACCAAAAATAAGACAGCTCAAGAACTGGAAGAAGCTATTGAGAGCTTAGGAGCGGCCATCAACATTAACGCAAGTGAGGAAAGCTTTACCATTAGTGGCCGTACCCTGGCCCGCAACTACCCTCCTACCATGGCTTTGGTTCAGGAAATTCTTTTGGAACCGCGGTGGGATGAGCAGGAATTCAAACTTGCCAAGCAACGGATTGAAAGCCAAATAAAGCAGCAGAAAGCCAACCCCAACTCTATTGCTGACAACCAGTTCAGGAAACTGCTTTACGGAAACAACCACATTCTCTCCCGCAACATATTAGGTACTGAAGCTTCTTTGAAAAGCATTACTATGGAGGATCTTAAAAATTACTACATGGCCAATCTGTCACCTTCGGTAGCAGCCTTCCAAGTAGTGGGCGCTGTTGATCAACAGGAGGTAATGCATTCACTGGCTGGGTTGAAGCAGCATTGGAAAGCCAGGGAGGTGCGCATGCCGCAGTATCCTACCCCGGTGGTGCCAAAAGGATCAACTGTCTATTTCTATGATGTACCCGGGGCCAAACAGTCGGTGTTGCGGTTTGGGTATTTGGCTTTACCTGCCACACATCCAGATTACTATCCTGCGCAGGTGATGAACTACATTTTAGGGGGTGGCGGTTTTGCCTCCCAGCTCACGCAACAACTAAGAGAGGGCAAAGGATATACCTACGGCATCAACTCGTCCTTCTCTGGCTCTACGGTGCCGGGGCCATTCCTGATCCAAAGTGGCGTGCGGTCCAATGTTACCTTTGAATCTGCGGATTTGATCAAAAACATCTTGCAGAACTATGCCCCTACGTACTCACCTCAAGACTTAGAAGTGACCAAAGGATCTCTTATTAAAAGCAATGCCCGGGCATTTGAAACCATGGGAACCAAATTAGGCATGCTGAACAACATCAGCACCTATGGTTTGCCTTATGACTATGCTAAAAGAAGAGAAGCCTTAGTCAAAGAGATGAGCCTTGATAAAATAAAAGGCCTGGCCCTGCAATATGTCAACCCAAATAAGATGTACTACCTTGTGGTAGGGGATGCCGCTACTCAATTGAAGAAACTAGAGAAGTTGGGCTATGGAAAACCGGTGCTCCTGAATTGA
- a CDS encoding YqaE/Pmp3 family membrane protein translates to MKFRSLLQLIVVVLVGQFLFACSSAEYYRFSSAKPESYNKSVAKTEPADAVKENKVTVAETMVSTPVAPSEIEKAEPVLEANAKAKSPVLLETKKTAVSKFPVSEAMPVVQPEASVALESAKARLSSMTKAEKKEFRKEVRSALRETNDAGTVVKIILAILIPPLAVFLHEGLGSRFWISLLLTLLFIIPGIVYALLVVTDTI, encoded by the coding sequence ATGAAATTTAGAAGTTTACTCCAGTTGATTGTAGTTGTACTAGTTGGGCAGTTTCTGTTTGCCTGTAGTTCAGCTGAGTATTACAGATTCTCGTCTGCTAAGCCAGAGTCTTACAACAAATCAGTTGCTAAAACTGAACCTGCCGATGCTGTAAAAGAAAACAAGGTTACTGTGGCAGAAACTATGGTTTCTACCCCTGTTGCTCCTTCTGAAATAGAGAAAGCAGAGCCCGTGTTAGAAGCTAATGCCAAGGCAAAGTCGCCAGTTTTATTGGAGACAAAGAAAACAGCCGTTTCAAAGTTTCCTGTATCAGAGGCCATGCCAGTTGTACAACCAGAAGCATCTGTTGCTTTAGAATCGGCTAAGGCGCGTCTCTCTTCTATGACCAAGGCTGAGAAAAAGGAATTCAGAAAAGAAGTCAGAAGTGCTCTAAGAGAGACAAATGATGCAGGTACAGTGGTTAAAATTATCCTGGCCATCTTAATACCACCTTTGGCTGTTTTCCTGCATGAAGGGCTAGGTAGCAGATTCTGGATAAGCCTCTTGCTTACGCTCCTGTTCATTATTCCTGGTATTGTATATGCCCTATTGGTAGTCACAGATACCATTTAA
- a CDS encoding PAS domain S-box protein, with protein sequence MEANTVGSFARKWEKKIINKVIEVSSDVLCALDQKGTIVYISASCQPVLGYDDQELLQNSFLSLISPEDHIRTSENMKWVMQGTPSKSFFNQCLHKTGVEVPIVWSWVWSEEDKLMYCLGRVASDVIQYKQKLQEKDEWHEILMKHGSDMIGLINEAGEYVYIGGAVAKTLGYQHDELMGQSVFDLIHPEDLKETAEAWERLKVSELVEAPDLRYKSGSGEWRWIKAIVSNQLKNPLINAFVISSKDITDEKEASLKLEESERRFRSLFDNNPDLIVHEDRDGCILDANPQFLFYTGFSKEDIVGKSLRDFLPAEVAEVYYKHLEEAFKGDIITFDMELPLSRSHELYLNITKIPIIVNGQVVGVHSIAKDITGNHTANALIKKQAETLTTVFESITDAVYMLDNNWHFSFINKEFEHILQLDRKGYYGKCFWEVFPELTNSYLHENFNQALQTGKSVHFETYMERFNQWFEVKAFPSDEGLSVYFSNITERVEAKRELEKLSLVASKISNGVIITDIQGRIEWVNEAFTRTTGFPLEEVKGQIPGTFILGPDSNFDIGQKIKEKLKLGKPFNIQTLNYRKSGSKVWLSMDFTPILNDEGGIKHHIIIQKDITFRKEAEEKQLQMTKDLYRQNRDFQQFTYIVSHNLRAPVANAMGLADFLMKLDKNSEIYDKSLGYLKTSVFKLDTVLRDLNLILSLRDQQDVVDREFVNLAEVCEQVRQNFLESLLQNKSELKVEIDSTITLKANRAYLYSIFYNLLSNAIKYKSESRPLQVNIKCVTHADGGVNISFSDNGSGFDMEKAGDNLFKLYKRFHKNKKGRGVGLFLVKTHVESMGGSIEMRSKLDEGTHIEILLPSEATVTPKDLI encoded by the coding sequence GTGGAAGCAAACACGGTAGGGTCATTTGCAAGGAAGTGGGAGAAGAAAATCATCAACAAAGTCATTGAGGTTTCTTCTGATGTCTTATGTGCTCTAGATCAAAAGGGAACAATTGTCTACATCAGTGCTTCTTGCCAACCGGTTTTGGGGTATGATGACCAAGAGTTGTTACAAAATAGTTTCTTAAGTCTCATCTCTCCTGAGGACCATATCCGCACTTCGGAAAACATGAAGTGGGTCATGCAGGGGACGCCTTCAAAAAGTTTTTTTAATCAATGCCTTCACAAGACTGGAGTTGAAGTACCTATTGTATGGTCTTGGGTCTGGTCTGAAGAAGATAAGCTGATGTACTGCCTGGGACGGGTGGCTTCAGATGTAATCCAATACAAGCAAAAGCTTCAGGAAAAAGATGAATGGCATGAAATACTAATGAAACACGGCTCTGACATGATTGGTCTTATTAACGAGGCCGGTGAGTATGTGTACATTGGTGGTGCTGTGGCTAAAACTCTGGGATACCAGCACGATGAATTGATGGGCCAAAGTGTGTTCGACTTAATCCATCCAGAAGACCTCAAAGAAACAGCAGAGGCTTGGGAGAGGCTTAAAGTCTCTGAATTGGTAGAGGCCCCTGACTTACGCTACAAGTCCGGTTCCGGGGAATGGCGCTGGATAAAGGCAATAGTAAGTAACCAGTTGAAAAACCCATTAATCAACGCATTTGTAATTAGCTCAAAGGATATCACAGATGAAAAAGAAGCTTCTCTTAAACTGGAGGAAAGTGAGCGACGATTTAGGTCTTTATTTGACAACAACCCGGACCTGATAGTGCACGAAGACCGTGACGGATGCATTCTTGATGCCAATCCACAGTTTCTTTTTTATACAGGGTTTTCAAAAGAAGATATAGTAGGCAAAAGTTTACGTGATTTCCTTCCTGCAGAAGTAGCAGAGGTATATTATAAACACCTTGAAGAAGCTTTCAAAGGTGATATTATCACCTTTGACATGGAATTGCCTCTTTCAAGAAGCCATGAGCTGTACTTGAACATCACTAAAATTCCAATTATTGTGAATGGGCAAGTGGTTGGGGTGCATTCTATTGCCAAGGACATCACTGGAAATCATACAGCCAATGCCTTAATAAAAAAACAAGCAGAAACATTAACCACTGTATTTGAAAGTATCACAGATGCTGTCTACATGTTAGACAACAATTGGCATTTCAGTTTTATCAACAAAGAATTTGAGCATATTCTTCAGCTTGACCGGAAGGGGTATTATGGGAAATGTTTCTGGGAGGTGTTTCCGGAATTAACCAACAGTTACCTTCATGAGAACTTCAATCAAGCTTTGCAGACCGGAAAGTCTGTCCACTTTGAAACTTACATGGAGCGGTTTAACCAGTGGTTTGAAGTAAAGGCTTTCCCTTCTGATGAGGGTCTTTCTGTGTATTTTTCAAATATAACGGAGAGGGTAGAGGCTAAACGAGAGCTGGAAAAGCTATCCTTAGTGGCTAGTAAAATATCAAATGGGGTAATCATTACAGATATTCAGGGCAGAATAGAATGGGTAAATGAGGCTTTTACCCGTACCACAGGCTTTCCCTTAGAGGAAGTAAAAGGCCAGATACCAGGTACTTTCATTCTCGGCCCAGACTCTAACTTTGATATTGGGCAGAAAATAAAGGAGAAACTGAAGCTTGGCAAGCCCTTCAATATTCAAACCCTAAACTATAGGAAGTCTGGTTCCAAAGTATGGCTTTCTATGGACTTTACCCCTATTTTAAACGACGAAGGGGGCATTAAGCACCACATCATCATTCAGAAAGACATTACTTTCAGGAAGGAAGCTGAGGAAAAGCAGCTCCAGATGACCAAAGATTTATACCGGCAGAACCGTGATTTCCAGCAGTTTACTTATATAGTGTCGCACAACCTGAGGGCTCCGGTTGCAAATGCAATGGGGTTAGCAGACTTCCTTATGAAGTTGGACAAGAACTCAGAAATTTATGATAAGTCACTGGGGTATTTGAAAACGAGTGTTTTCAAACTTGACACCGTTCTGCGAGACCTCAACCTCATCCTTTCCCTTCGGGATCAGCAAGACGTGGTAGATAGAGAGTTCGTAAATTTAGCTGAAGTTTGTGAACAGGTCCGCCAAAACTTTCTGGAGTCATTGCTGCAAAATAAAAGTGAGTTGAAGGTTGAAATAGATTCAACTATCACTTTAAAAGCAAACAGAGCTTATTTATACAGCATCTTTTACAATTTGCTTTCCAACGCCATCAAGTATAAATCAGAAAGCCGTCCACTCCAGGTGAACATAAAATGTGTAACGCATGCCGATGGAGGAGTAAACATCTCCTTTTCAGACAATGGCTCGGGCTTTGACATGGAGAAGGCAGGAGATAACTTGTTCAAGCTTTATAAGCGTTTTCACAAAAACAAAAAGGGACGGGGAGTAGGCTTGTTTCTAGTCAAAACACATGTAGAAAGCATGGGAGGAAGCATTGAGATGAGAAGCAAACTTGATGAAGGAACCCATATTGAAATTCTGTTGCCAAGTGAAGCAACTGTAACACCAAAAGATCTTATCTAA
- a CDS encoding response regulator: MKRIKSILLIEDDEITNFLNQTVIEETGIADEVIVALNGQEGLTYLQSIKCPEEFPTLILLDINMPVLDGFSFVEEYNRLPLVKETSTKIVVLSTSSNSTDMNQMRSLGITTCLLKPLSETDFRKVVAEL; the protein is encoded by the coding sequence GTGAAAAGAATCAAGTCTATACTACTTATTGAGGATGATGAGATCACCAACTTCCTTAACCAAACTGTTATTGAAGAAACAGGAATAGCAGATGAGGTAATCGTAGCTTTGAATGGGCAGGAGGGATTAACTTACTTGCAAAGCATAAAGTGCCCCGAGGAATTCCCTACTTTGATTCTCCTAGACATCAACATGCCTGTTTTAGATGGCTTTTCATTTGTGGAAGAGTATAACCGACTTCCTTTGGTAAAGGAAACCTCTACTAAAATTGTAGTTCTGTCTACCTCCTCAAATTCTACAGACATGAACCAGATGCGTTCATTAGGAATCACTACCTGCCTTTTAAAACCCTTAAGTGAAACAGATTTTAGGAAAGTAGTGGCAGAGCTATAG
- a CDS encoding TM2 domain-containing protein: protein MTTASSVLPLSFLQQLPYVVQVDLPTLSPEMQNVFFTQYVQSRKSIGFAYLLWVIFGLHYAYVNRWAIQFVFWITAGGLGVWWLIDLFRMPGIVRKYNDELALQCLGNIKMAHRL from the coding sequence TTGACTACTGCATCAAGTGTACTGCCCTTGTCTTTCCTTCAACAGCTTCCCTATGTGGTGCAGGTTGATTTGCCTACTCTTTCGCCGGAGATGCAAAATGTTTTCTTCACCCAGTATGTGCAGTCCCGCAAGTCTATTGGGTTTGCCTATCTACTTTGGGTTATCTTCGGGCTGCACTATGCCTATGTAAACAGGTGGGCTATCCAGTTTGTGTTCTGGATTACCGCCGGAGGCTTGGGGGTGTGGTGGCTTATTGATCTTTTCAGGATGCCTGGTATTGTCAGGAAGTACAACGACGAACTGGCGTTACAGTGCTTGGGGAACATCAAGATGGCGCACCGGCTTTAA
- the treF gene encoding alpha,alpha-trehalase TreF has protein sequence MHNLRSHPQTRVKSLLAFLLLCVWTFTCQAQFRPHEQLGELFKEVQLAPIFPDSKTFPDCIPRSSLEHILQAYAQEKGRPGFDLKAFVLRHFELPIEHSTNFRADAALPVTEHIKRLWPVLTRQPKPEQSSLIPLPHAYVVPGGRFREIYYWDSYFTMLGLLESDQVQLIQNMVDNFTYLINTVGHIPNGNRSYYVSRSQPPFYALMLRVLAQEKGTDILKTYEPALQKEYAFWMNGQETLSAAQTAHRRVVRMPNGTILNRYWDDDPSPRPEAYKEDVEVAHASGRNPEEVYRDIRAAAESGWDFSSRWFQDGKTLQTIRTTQLIPVDLNALLYHMEVTLAQIAGLKGDAIQEKLYRQKAEQRKAAVLQYCWSVMDRFFYDFDFVQQKTTNVPTLAAVTPLFFCMATKAQAKAVAKRIRQDFVKQGGLVTTLTNSGQQWDAPNGWAPLQWLAIQGLRAYKQNSLANTIATNWIKQNTDVFALTGKLTEKYNVERPGAEGGGGEYPNQDGFGWTNGVLLNLLMQEQKQGRK, from the coding sequence ATGCATAACCTTAGATCCCACCCACAAACTCGTGTCAAATCTCTATTAGCATTTCTTCTCCTTTGCGTCTGGACGTTTACATGCCAGGCGCAGTTTAGGCCTCATGAACAATTAGGAGAACTTTTCAAGGAGGTGCAACTAGCCCCCATATTTCCAGATTCCAAGACTTTTCCAGATTGTATTCCCCGTTCTTCGCTGGAACACATCTTGCAGGCGTACGCGCAGGAAAAGGGGAGGCCCGGGTTTGATTTAAAAGCGTTTGTGCTTCGCCACTTTGAGCTGCCTATAGAGCACTCCACAAATTTCAGGGCAGATGCTGCCTTACCGGTTACAGAGCATATCAAGAGATTATGGCCGGTGTTAACCCGCCAGCCCAAACCAGAGCAGAGTTCGCTTATTCCCTTGCCGCATGCTTATGTGGTACCAGGTGGCCGGTTCAGGGAGATTTACTACTGGGACAGTTATTTCACCATGTTGGGCTTGCTGGAAAGTGACCAGGTGCAGCTCATCCAGAACATGGTAGACAACTTCACTTACCTGATCAATACCGTGGGCCACATTCCTAACGGCAACCGGAGTTACTACGTCAGTCGGTCACAGCCTCCTTTCTACGCCCTTATGCTACGCGTTTTGGCGCAAGAAAAAGGGACGGACATTCTGAAAACCTATGAACCCGCTCTGCAAAAAGAATATGCCTTCTGGATGAATGGACAGGAAACCCTTTCCGCCGCACAAACAGCCCATCGACGGGTAGTCAGAATGCCCAACGGAACCATCCTGAACCGGTACTGGGATGATGATCCTTCCCCGCGGCCCGAGGCTTACAAAGAAGATGTGGAAGTTGCCCATGCCTCTGGCCGAAACCCTGAGGAGGTTTACCGTGACATCAGAGCTGCCGCTGAATCTGGTTGGGATTTCAGTAGCCGCTGGTTTCAGGACGGAAAAACCTTGCAAACCATCCGGACCACCCAGTTAATTCCGGTAGACCTCAACGCCTTGCTTTACCACATGGAAGTGACCTTAGCCCAGATAGCAGGCCTGAAAGGAGATGCTATCCAAGAGAAACTTTACCGACAGAAGGCTGAACAACGCAAAGCAGCAGTTCTTCAGTACTGTTGGAGCGTGATGGATCGGTTTTTCTATGATTTTGATTTTGTGCAGCAGAAAACTACCAACGTGCCTACCCTGGCTGCCGTGACTCCTTTGTTTTTCTGTATGGCCACTAAGGCACAGGCGAAAGCCGTGGCTAAAAGAATACGGCAGGACTTCGTGAAACAAGGCGGGTTGGTTACGACCTTAACTAACTCAGGGCAGCAATGGGATGCGCCTAACGGATGGGCTCCCCTCCAATGGCTGGCTATACAGGGGCTGCGGGCTTACAAGCAAAACTCATTAGCCAACACCATTGCTACTAATTGGATAAAGCAGAACACAGACGTCTTTGCCTTGACCGGCAAACTCACAGAAAAATATAATGTGGAAAGACCCGGAGCCGAAGGTGGCGGAGGTGAATACCCAAACCAGGACGGCTTTGGGTGGACCAACGGCGTTCTTCTGAATCTTCTGATGCAGGAGCAAAAGCAAGGAAGAAAGTAA
- a CDS encoding potassium channel family protein, with translation MRYIVIGLGYFGSSLSMKLTEMGHEVIAVDKNMQKVEAYKDTVTHTICLDASDIQALSTLPTAETDVVVVGIGEDFGASVMATAIFKQLGVKRLMSRAISPLHQTVLEAIGVDQIIRPEQESAERLAKKLEMKGVIDSFDLTEDYNIIEATVPERYVGKTIAESDFRARYQVNVLTILRYRESKNLFGKSYQKATVLGVVKAETVFEAGDILVVFGKIQDIDRLLHMR, from the coding sequence ATGCGCTACATCGTTATTGGGTTAGGCTATTTTGGATCGTCGCTTTCTATGAAGTTGACCGAAATGGGGCATGAGGTCATTGCTGTTGATAAAAACATGCAGAAGGTGGAAGCCTACAAAGACACCGTTACCCATACCATTTGTTTAGATGCGAGTGATATACAGGCCCTCTCCACGCTTCCAACTGCTGAAACCGATGTGGTGGTGGTAGGCATAGGGGAAGATTTTGGGGCATCAGTAATGGCTACAGCAATCTTCAAACAGTTGGGGGTGAAGCGCCTCATGAGCCGGGCTATTTCGCCCTTGCACCAAACGGTGTTAGAGGCCATTGGGGTAGACCAGATCATCAGGCCTGAGCAGGAAAGCGCTGAGCGTTTGGCCAAAAAGCTGGAGATGAAAGGCGTGATTGATTCCTTTGACTTAACGGAAGACTACAACATCATAGAGGCTACTGTGCCAGAGCGATACGTAGGGAAAACCATTGCCGAGTCAGACTTTAGGGCCCGCTACCAGGTGAACGTGCTTACCATTTTACGCTACCGCGAGTCTAAAAACCTCTTCGGGAAATCGTACCAGAAAGCCACAGTGTTGGGGGTAGTCAAAGCCGAAACTGTGTTTGAAGCCGGTGACATTTTAGTAGTCTTTGGTAAAATCCAAGACATAGACCGACTGTTGCACATGAGGTAG